In Saccharomyces cerevisiae S288C chromosome XV, complete sequence, the following proteins share a genomic window:
- the CMR2 gene encoding Cmr2p (Protein involved in regulation of diacylglycerol lipids levels; deletion causes sensitivity to unfolded protein response-inducing agents), with translation MDFSIPPTLPLDLQSRLNELIQDYKDENLTRKGYETKRKQLLDKFEISQMRPYTPLRSPNSRKSKHLHRRNTSLASSITSLPNSIDRRHSIYRVTTINSTSANNTPRRRSKRYTASLQSSLPGSSDENGSVKDAVYNPMIPLLPRHTGAENTSSGDSAMTDSLPLILRGRFEHYDGQTAMISINSKGKETFITWDKLYLKAERVAHELNKSHLYKMDKILLWYNKNDVIEFTIALLGCFISGMAAVPVSFETYSLREILEIIKVTNSKFVLISNACHRQLDNLYSSSNHSKVKLVKNDVFQQIKFVKTDDLGTYTKAKKTSPTFDIPNISYIEFTRTPLGRLSGVVMKHNILINQFETMTKILNSRSMPHWKQKSQSIRKPFHKKIMATNSRFVILNSLDPTRSTGLIMGVLFNLFTGNLMISIDSSILQRPGGYENIIDKFRADILLNDQLQLKQVVINYLENPESAFSKKHKIDFSCIKSCLTSCTTIDTDVSEMVVHKWLKNLGCIDAPFCYSPMLTLLDFGGIFISIRDQLGNLENFPIHNSKLRLQNELFINREKLKLNEVECSITAMINSSSSFKDYLKLETFGFPIPDITLCVVNPDTNTLVQDLTVGEIWISSNHITDEFYQMDKVNEFVFKAKLNYSEMFSWAKYEMPTNEKSQAVTEQLDTILNICPANTYFMRTKLMGFVHNGKIYVLSLIEDMFLQNRLIRLPNWAHTSNLLYAKKGNQSAQPKGNTGAESTKAIDISSLSGETSSGYKRVVESHYLQQITETVVRTVNTVFEVAAFELQHHKEEHFLVMVVESSLAKTEEESKNGETTDTTLMKFAETQRNKLETKMNDLTDQIFRILWIFHKIQPMCILVVPRDTLPRRYCSLELANSTVEKKFLNNDLSAQFVKFQFDNVILDFLPHSAYYNESILSEHLSKLRKMALQEEYAMIEPAYRNGGPVKPKLALQCSGVDYRDESVDTRSHTKLTDFKSILEILEWRISNYGNETAFSDGTNTNLVNSSASNDNNVHKKVSWASFGKIVAGFLKKIVGSKIPLKHGDPIIIMCENSVEYVAMIMACLYCNLLVIPLPSVKESVIEEDLKGLVNIIQSYKVKRVFVDAKLHSLLNDNNVVNKCFKKYKSLIPKITVFSKVKTKNALTVSMFKNVLKQKFGAKPGTRIGMTPCVVWVNTEYDVTSNIHVTMTHSSLLNASKIVKETLQLRNNSPLFSICSHTSGLGFMFSCLLGIYTGASTCLFSLTDVLTDPKEFLIGLQNLNVKDLYLKLETLYALLDRASSLIEGFKNKKENINSAKNNTSGSLREDVFKGVRNIMIPFPNRPRIYTIENILKRYSTISLSCTQISYVYQHHFNPLISLRSYLDIPPVDLYLDPFSLREGIIREVNPNDVSAGNYIKIQDSGVVPVCTDVSVVNPETLLPCVDGEFGEIWCCSEANAFDYFVCNSSKNKLYKDPFITEQFKSKMKSEVNNTLSYLRTGDLGFIKNVSCTNSQGEVVNLNLLFVLGSIHESIEILGLTHFVSDLERTVKDVHSDIGSCLIAKAGGLLVCLIRCKERHNPILGNLTTLIVSELLNKHGVILDLCTFVRTKGISPKNSSMIMEVWAKNRASIMQAWFDQKIQIEAQFGINYGENISIYLLSDYEKDNI, from the coding sequence ATGGATTTTTCTATTCCTCCTACCTTACCTCTAGATCTGCAAAGTCGGTTAAATGAGTTAATTCAAGACTATAAGGATGAAAATCTAACAAGAAAGGGTTATGAgaccaaaagaaaacaattgCTAgacaaatttgaaatctcCCAAATGAGGCCTTATACCCCGCTTCGATCTCCCAATTCGAGAAAGTCGAAACATTTGCACAGAAGAAATACAAGTCTTGCATCATCCATTACGTCGTTACCTAATTCAATTGACAGACGTCATTCTATCTATCGTGTCACAACTATAAACTCGACTTCTGCGAACAATACTCCCAGAAGGCGGAGCAAGAGATATACAGCTTCTTTGCAATCGTCATTGCCAGGTTCCAGTGATGAAAACGGTTCAGTGAAGGATGCCGTTTATAATCCTATGATACCATTACTACCAAGACACACTGGAGCCGAAAATACTAGCAGTGGAGACTCAGCAATGACGGATTCTTTACCGCTAATTTTACGGGGACGCTTTGAACATTATGATGGTCAAACAGCGATGATCAGCATAAATTCTAAAGGCAAAGAAACGTTCATCACATGGGATAAACTTTATTTGAAAGCGGAGAGGGTAGCACATGAATTGAATAAGAGTCACCTTTACAAAATGGATAAGATTTTACTATGGtacaataaaaatgatgtCATCGAATTTACTATTGCATTATTAGGCTGTTTCATATCCGGCATGGCAGCTGTACCAGTCTCATTCGAAACGTATTCTCTGCGTGAGATCCTTGAGATAATTAAAGTAACAAATTCGAAATTTGTTCTGATTTCTAACGCATGTCATAGACAATTAGATAACTTGTATTCGTCATCAAATCATTCAAAAGTTAAACTGGTTAAGAACGATGTTTTCCAGCAAATCAAATTTGTCAAGACTGATGACTTAGGGACGTACAcaaaggcaaaaaaaacttcgCCTACCTTTGATATACCGAATATTTCATATATAGAGTTTACTAGAACACCGCTAGGTCGTCTTTCTGGCGTCGTCATGAAGCATAACATCTTAATAAACCAATTTGAAACGATGACAAAAATTCTAAACTCACGATCAATGCCTCACtggaaacaaaaatcaCAAAGCATCAGGAAGCCATttcacaaaaaaattatggCAACCAACTCAAGGTTTGTTATCTTGAATAGTCTGGACCCTACTAGATCTACTGGTTTGATAATGGGTGTGCTTTTCAATCTTTTTACTGGTAATCTTATGATATCTATCGATAGTAGTATATTACAACGACCTGGGGGCTATGAAAATATCATTGATAAATTTAGAGCCGACATTTTACTGAATGATCAGCTACAATTGAAGCAGGTAGTTATTAATTATTTGGAAAATCCCGAATCAGCTTTTTCCAAGAAGCACAAAATAGATTTCAGTTGCATCAAGTCATGTTTAACCTCATGTACCACTATAGATACCGATGTAAGCGAGATGGTTGTTCATAAAtggctgaaaaatttaggATGTATTGATGCACCATTTTGTTATTCTCCCATGTTAACGTTATTGGACTTTGGTGGTATCTTTATATCTATAAGAGATCAATTAGGAAACCTAGAGAACTTTCCAATACATAATTCAAAACTAAGGCTTCAAAATGAATTGTTTATAAACCGCGAGAAATTGAAGCTTAATGAGGTTGAATGTAGCATAACTGCTATGATTAATTCATCAAGCTCCTTCAAAGATTATCTTAAATTAGAAACATTTGGCTTCCCAATTCCTGATATCACTTTATGTGTGGTTAATCCAGATACGAATACGTTGGTGCAAGACCTCACTGTTGGAGAAATATGGATCTCTTCTAACCACATCACCGACGAATTTTACCAGATGGATAAAGTGAACGAATTTGTGTTCAAAGCAAAACTAAATTACTCCGAAATGTTTTCTTGGGCAAAGTATGAAATGCCTACTAACGAAAAATCGCAAGCAGTTACTGAACAATTGGATACCATTCTGAATATTTGTCCTGCAAATACCTACTTTATGAGAACCAAGCTTATGGGGTTTGTTCATAACGGAAAGATATACGTGCTTTCACTCATAGAAGATATGTTTTTACAGAATAGATTAATCAGATTACCTAACTGGGCTCACACATCAAACCTTCTTTATGCCAAAAAAGGGAATCAATCTGCTCAACCTAAAGGTAACACTGGAGCAGAAAGCACTAAGGCTATTGATATTTCGAGTTTAAGTGGCGAAACATCTTCGGGATACAAAAGAGTTGTTGAATCCCACTATCTACAACAGATTACTGAAACAGTTGTGAGGACAGTAAATACAGTTTTTGAGGTTGCTGCATTTGAATTACAACACCATAAAGAAGAGCACTTTTTAGTTATGGTGGTAGAAAGCTCCCTAGCAAAAACCGAAGAAGAGAGTAAAAATGGCGAAACAACAGATACTACCTTAATGAAATTTGCAGAAACACAGAGGAACAAATTAGAAACGAAAATGAATGATTTAACTGACCAAATTTTTAGAATTCTTTGGATTTTTCATAAAATCCAACCAATGTGCATTTTAGTTGTGCCGAGAGATACTTTACCTAGGAGATATTGTTCTCTGGAATTGGCCAATAGCACGGTAGAGAAGAAGTTTTTAAACAATGATCTCAGTGCACAGTTTGTAAAGTTTCAATTCGATAATGTCATATTGGATTTTTTGCCCCATTCAGCGTACTATAATGAGAGTATATTATCCGAGcatttatcaaaattgagaaagatGGCTTTACAAGAAGAATACGCTATGATCGAACCAGCATATCGTAATGGCGGTCCCGTTAAACCAAAACTTGCCCTACAATGCAGTGGTGTTGATTACAGAGATGAGTCTGTTGACACTCGAAGCCATACAAAACTCACAGACTTCAAATCGATTTTAGAGATTCTGGAATGGAGAATTTCTAATTATGGGAACGAAACGGCGTTCAGTGATGGTACAAACACAAACCTAGTCAACTCTTCAGCTAGTAACGATAATAACGTTCACAAAAAGGTATCATGGGCAAGTTTTGGTAAAATTGTCGCAggctttttgaaaaaaatcgtAGGTTCTAAAATTCCATTGAAGCATGGTGACcctattattattatgtgTGAAAATTCGGTTGAATACGTAGCGATGATCATGGCCTGCCTGTACTGTAACTTATTGGTAATTCCCCTACCAAGCGTTAAGGAGTCTGTCATAGAAGAGGACCTAAAAGGCTTGGttaatattattcaaagtTACAAAGTGAAAAGAGTATTTGTTGATGCTAAATTGCACTCATTGTtgaatgataataatgTCGTAAACAAATGTTTTAAGAAATACAAAAGTTTGATACCCAAGATTACAGTTTTCTCAAAAGTCAAGACAAAGAATGCGTTAACAGTATCTATGTTTAAGAATGTGTTAAAGCAGAAATTTGGGGCCAAACCAGGTACTAGGATTGGTATGACACCGTGTGTTGTATGGGTAAATACAGAGTATGATGTAACATCTAATATTCACGTAACAATGACACATTCGTCTTTACTGAATGCAAGCAAAATAGTCAAAGAAACTTTGCAGTTAAGAAATAATAGTCCACTTTTCTCTATATGTTCTCATACATCTGGATTGGGCTTTATGTTCAGCTGTTTGTTAGGAATTTATACGGGTGCTTCAACTTGCTTATTCAGCCTTACTGATGTTCTTACTGACCCTAAGGAGTTTTTAATTGGccttcaaaatttaaacGTAAAAGATTTATATTTGAAGCTTGAAACGTTATATGCTTTACTGGATAGAGCCTCTAGTTTGATTGAGGGattcaaaaataagaagGAGAATATAAACTCTGCCAAAAACAATACATCTGGCTCGCTTAGAGAAGATGTTTTCAAGGGTGTTCGAAATATCATGATACCTTTTCCTAATAGACCAAGGATTTAtacaattgaaaatattttaaaacGGTACTCAACCATATCCCTATCATGTACACAAATAAGTTATGTCTATCAACATCACTTCAATCCGCTTATATCATTAAGGTCGTATCTGGATATTCCTCCGGTTGACCTATATTTAGACCCATTTTCACTGAGGGAAGGTATAATTAGAGAAGTCAACCCCAATGATGTAAGTGCTGGAAACTATATCAAGATTCAAGATTCTGGTGTTGTTCCTGTATGTACTGACGTTTCAGTAGTTAATCCAGAGACACTCCTACCATGTGTTGATGGAGAATTCGGTGAGATTTGGTGCTGTTCGGAAGCTAATGCATTCGACTACTTTGTGTGTAAcagttcaaaaaacaaGTTGTACAAAGATCCCTTTATCACAGAACAATTCAAAAGTAAGATGAAGAGCGAAGTGAATAACACTTTAAGCTATTTGAGAACTGGTGATCTGGGCTTTATCAAAAACGTAAGTTGCACGAATTCACAGGGAGAGGTCGTCAATTTGAACTTGTTGTTTGTTTTGGGAAGTATTCATGAATCCATTGAAATTCTAGGATTGACACATTTTGTTAGTGATT
- the ARF3 gene encoding Arf family GTPase ARF3 (Glucose-repressible ADP-ribosylation factor; GTPase of Ras superfamily involved in regulating cell polarity and invasive growth; localizes to dynamic spots at plasma membrane and modulates PtdIns(4,5)P2 levels to facilitate endocytosis; required for localization of endocytic protein Lsb5p to correct cortical site in cells; also has mRNA binding activity; homolog of mammalian Arf6), producing MGNSISKVLGKLFGSKEMKILMLGLDKAGKTTILYKLKLNKIKTSTPTVGFNVETVTYKNVKFNMWDVGGQQRLRPLWRHYFPATTALIFVIDSSARNRMEEAKEELYSIIGEKEMENVVLLVWANKQDLKDAMKPQEVSDFLELEKNLKNQPWCVIGSNALSGQGLVEGLSWISNNTNVPKK from the coding sequence ATGGGCAATTCAATTTCGAAGGTTCTGGGAAAACTATTTGGCTcgaaagaaatgaaaattttgatgcTAGGCCTGGATAAGGCTGGTAAGACAACAATATTGTACAAactaaaattaaataaaataaagacGTCTACTCCCACTGTCGGTTTTAACGTGGAAACCGTTACTTATAAAAACGTAAAATTCAACATGTGGGATGTAGGAGGACAACAAAGATTGAGACCTCTCTGGAGACATTATTTTCCAGCCACCACCGCACTTATCTTTGTGATAGATTCTAGTGCTAGAAACCGTATGGAAGAGGCCAAAGAAGAGTTATATAGTATCATAGGTGAGAAAGAGATGGAGAATGTAGTACTGCTGGTATGGGCAAACAAACAAGATTTGAAAGATGCAATGAAACCTCAAGAGGTTTCCGATTTTTTAGAACtggagaaaaatttgaaaaaccaaCCTTGGTGTGTCATCGGTAGTAACGCCTTATCCGGACAGGGTCTTGTTGAAGGATTATCCTGGATTTCGAACAACACAAACGTTCcaaagaaataa
- the RKI1 gene encoding ribose-5-phosphate isomerase RKI1 (Ribose-5-phosphate ketol-isomerase; catalyzes the interconversion of ribose 5-phosphate and ribulose 5-phosphate in the pentose phosphate pathway; participates in pyridoxine biosynthesis): MAAGVPKIDALESLGNPLEDAKRAAAYRAVDENLKFDDHKIIGIGSGSTVVYVAERIGQYLHDPKFYEVASKFICIPTGFQSRNLILDNKLQLGSIEQYPRIDIAFDGADEVDENLQLIKGGGACLFQEKLVSTSAKTFIVVADSRKKSPKHLGKNWRQGVPIEIVPSSYVRVKNDLLEQLHAEKVDIRQGGSAKAGPVVTDNNNFIIDADFGEISDPRKLHREIKLLVGVVETGLFIDNASKAYFGNSDGSVEVTEK; encoded by the coding sequence ATGGCTGCCGGTGTCCCAAAAATTGATGCGTTAGAATCTTTGGGCAATCCTTTGGAGGATGCCAAGAGAGCTGCAGCATACAGAGCagttgatgaaaatttaaaatttgatgatCACAAAATTATTGGAATTGGTAGTGGTAGCACAGTGGTTTATGTTGCCGAAAGAATTGGACAATATTTGCATGACCCTAAATTTTATGAAGTAGCGTCTAAATTCATTTGCATTCCAACAGGATTCCAATCAAGAAACTTGATTTTGGATAACAAGTTGCAATTAGGCTCCATTGAACAGTATCCTCGCATTGATATAGCGTTTGACGGTGCTGATGAAGTGGATGAGAATTTACAATTAATTAAAGGTGGTGGTGCTTGTctatttcaagaaaaattggttAGTACTAGTGCTAAAACCTTCATTGTCGTTGCtgattcaagaaaaaagtcaCCAAAACATTTAGGTAAGAACTGGAGGCAAGGTGTTCCCATTGAAATTGTACCTTCCTCATACGTGAGGGTCAAGAATGATCTATTAGAACAATTGCATGCTGAAAAAGTTGACATCAGACAAGGAGGTTCTGCTAAAGCAGGTCCTGTTGTAACTGACAATAATAACTTCATTATCGATGCGGATTTCGGTGAAATTTCCGATCCAAGAAAATTGCATAGAGAAATCAAACTGTTAGTGGGCGTGGTGGAAACAGGTTTATTCATCGACAACGCTTCAAAAGCCTACTTCGGTAATTCTGACGGTAGTGTTGAAGTTACCGAAAAGTGA
- the RPS7A gene encoding 40S ribosomal protein eS7 RPS7A (Protein component of the small (40S) ribosomal subunit; interacts with Kti11p; deletion causes hypersensitivity to zymocin; homologous to mammalian ribosomal protein S7, no bacterial homolog; RPS7A has a paralog, RPS7B, that arose from the whole genome duplication): MSAPQAKILSQAPTELELQVAQAFVELENSSPELKAELRPLQFKSIREIDVAGGKKALAIFVPVPSLAGFHKVQTKLTRELEKKFQDRHVIFLAERRILPKPSRTSRQVQKRPRSRTLTAVHDKILEDLVFPTEIVGKRVRYLVGGNKIQKVLLDSKDVQQIDYKLESFQAVYNKLTGKQIVFEIPSETH; the protein is encoded by the exons ATGTCTGCTCCACAAGCCAAGATTTTGTCTCAAGCTCCAACTGAATTGGAATTACAAGTTGCTCAAGCTTTCGttgaattggaaaattcttCTCCAGAATTGAAAGCTGAGTTGAGACCTTTGCAATTCAAGTCCATCAGAGAA ATCGACGTTGCTGGTGGTAAGAAGGCTTTGGCCATTTTTGTTCCAGTCCCATCTTTGGCTGGTTTCCACAAGGTTCAAACTAAGTTGACCCgtgaattggaaaagaaattccaAGACCGTCATGTCATCTTCTTGGCTGAAAGAAGAATCTTGCCAAAGCCATCTAGAACATCTAGACAAGTCCAAAAGAGACCAAGATCCAGAACCTTGACTGCTGTTCATGACAAGATCTTGGAAGACTTAGTCTTCCCAACTGAAATCGTTGGTAAGAGAGTTAGATATTTGGTTGGTGGTAACAAGATCCAAAAGGTTTTGTTAGACTCAAAGGATGTCCAACAAATCGACTACAAATTGGAATCTTTCCAAGCTGTTTACAACAAATTGACTGGTAAGCAAATTGTTTTCGAAATTCCAAGTGAAACTCATTAG
- a CDS encoding uncharacterized protein (hypothetical protein; identified as interacting with Hsp82p in a high-throughput two-hybrid screen; YOR097C is not an essential gene) — protein MDLKRDWLRWKITIGSGPGSIVLDFPSFLVGCVFTTMMGPILQKLIGKLLVGLITVCKFLVIIGSIVFVIGVASKKYTYDDFKVSIKRSGEPGESHDMRTEPKRTAKTATVPMEKDEGVGSYNYFEIPITKETSTIPYINCDGTSSLRKPPNGPSSVGLSNSNRYENFINMARHK, from the coding sequence ATGGATTTGAAAAGGGATTGGTTACGATGGAAAATTACAATAGGTAGTGGGCCTGGCAGTATTGTGCTGGATTTCCCATCATTTTTGGTAGGGTGCGTATTCACAACAATGATGGGGCCAATATTACAGAAGCTTATAGGTAAACTTTTGGTAGGTTTAATAACGGTATGCAAATTCTTAGTTATTATTGGAAGCATTGTCTTCGTTATCGGAGTTGcatcaaagaaatacaCATATGACGATTTCAAAGTAAGTATAAAAAGATCAGGAGAGCCAGGGGAATCACATGATATGAGGACTGAACCAAAAAGAACTGCGAAAACGGCAACTGTTCCAATGGAGAAAGACGAGGGCGTAGGTTCTTATaattattttgaaataccTATAACGAAAGAAACATCTACAATTCCTTATATTAATTGTGATGGCACGAGCTCACTTAGAAAGCCACCCAACGGTCCATCAAGCGTAGGCTTATCTAACTCCAACAGATacgaaaattttataaacaTGGCACGACATAAATAA